Part of the Solwaraspora sp. WMMA2065 genome is shown below.
CTGCACCACGCCCGGCGTCCGGCCCGCACCGGTCCCGAGGGTCGGCTCGTGCCGCTCGCCGAGCAGGACCGCAGCCGGTGGGACACCGCACTCATCACCGAGGGCGTCGACGTGCTCCAGTCCGCCCTCACCCGCGACCGGCTGGGCGAGTTCCAGGCCCAGGCTGCCATCGCCGCGCTGCACGCCGACGCGCAGACCGCTGAGGAGACCGACTGGGTGCAGATCGTCGAGTGGTACGACGAACTGGTACGCCTCACCGACAACCCGGTGGCACGACTCAACCGGGCCGTCGCGCTCGGCGAGGCCGACGGCGGGCGAGCCGGTCTGGCCGCCCTGGCAGAGCTCGACCCGGCCCTGCCCCGGTACGCCGCCGTTGCGGCACACCTGCACGAGCGCGACGGGGATCCGGCGACCGCGGCACGGCTGTACGCGCAGGCCGCCCGGTCAGCGCCCAACCTGCCCGAACGCGACCACCTCACGCGACAGGCCGCCCGGCTCAACGCGCAGCTGCGAAGTTGACGGTGACCCGCAGTGGCTCCGGCCTTCCCGACGGCCGCCGCAACTGGCAGAGTCTGCTGCGACATGACGATGCTCGACCTCTGCTATGACAGTCTTGACGGCCTTTCCGTCGGTGACGCCCTCGGCGCCCAGTTCTTCGTCCCCGGCACCAGCTCCGCCGCGCTACCTGATGGTGACCCACCGGCCGGGCCGTGGCCGTGGACCGACGACACCGAGATGGCCTGCTCGATCGTCGCCGAGCTGCGCGAGCGCGACGGTATCGACCAGGACCGCCTGGCGGCCCGGTTCGCCGAGCGCTTCGAGCCGTACCGTGGCTACGGTGCCGGCGCGGTGGTCCTGCTACGCCAGATCCGGCAGGGCGTCGCCTGGCGGGACGCCGCAGGTGCGGCGTTCGACGGACAGGGGTCGATGGGCAACGGTGCGGCGATGCGGGTCGCCCCACTCGGCGCCTTCCACGCGGGCGACAACCGTACCGCCGCTCTGCAGGCCTGGCGGTCGGCGGAGGTCACCCACGCCCACCCCGAGGCGATCCTGGGTGCGGTCGCGGTCGCCGTCGCGGCGGCGGAAGCCGGCTGGTCCCGGCTGACCCGGTCCCGGCCCGAGCCGGCCGAGCTGCTCGACGTGGTGCTGGGCCATCTGATCGACGGCCGGCTGATGTCCGGCATCGTCCGGGCCAGGCAGCTGCTGGGGGTCGGCGTCGCCGAGGCGGCGTACGAGTTGGGCAACGGCTCGCAGGTGCTGGCCTTCGACACCGTCCCGTTCGCACTGTGGGTCGCCGCGACCCGGCTCGACGACTACCCGGCGGCGATCCACGCCTGTGTCGAGGCCGGCGGCGACGTCGACACGACCGCGGCGATCGTCGGCGGCGTCGTGGCCGCGTACACCTGCTCCGGACCGGGCGGGATCCCGGCGCGGTGGCTGGCCCGCCGCGAGCCACTCCCCGACCGCGTACGCCGGTGATGGGCCTGCCTGTCACACGGCGAGCAGCGGATCCAACCGCCACGGCGGTCAACCATCTCGTCCTCGTCACCGGCGAGGAGGGTGCCGGCAAATCGACGATTCTGCGGGCGCTGCTCCCCCACACGCCCGGCTGCGCCCGGATCGATGCCGAGGACATCGGGCAGACCAACCCGTGCCCGATGGACGACGGGTTCTTCGATCTGCTCCGCCGCAACGTCGCAACTCTGGTGACGAACTTCTGGGCTGCCGGCTACGTCAATGTCCTCACTGGCAGCTTTCTGCGCGACTACGACGACTACCTCGCGTTCCGTCAACTCCTGCGGCAGCAGACGACCGTGTTCCTGGTCGAGCTGCTGGTCGACCGAGACGTACGCGAACACCGCCGACTCACCCGGGCCAAGCAGACGACGCAGCGGTGGCGCGACCGGGTCGACCTGATCCCGGAGGATCGGACCCTCCGCGAGGCACTCGACCCGGACTACCGCTACATCGGCGTCGACACCAGCGCGTTGAGCGTCGCCGCGACCGTACAGTCGATCATGGATTCGATCCCGGAGATCTACGTCCGGTAGGACGCGTGGGGTTGGCCGCCGTGATCAGGATCCTCGTGCGACGGGTGTAGCGCTGGGCGGTTGTCCGCCGGCGTGGCGGGCGTCGGCCGCGGCGAGCCCGACGCGTAGCGCCTTCTGTGCACCGGGCGGCCAGGGGCCGGAGGCGGCCAGCGGGATCTCGGTCATGAACCGCCGCTCGGTCTCGGGGATCAGCGCGACGACGAGATCCGGGTCCGTTGCCGCTGTCGCGTACAGGTTCGGGCCGTCGGCGTAGAACAGGTCGACGGCGACGAGCCGCCCGTCCACCGTACGCATGACGTTTGTCGGGTTGTGGTCCAACGGCCCGCACCAGGGCAGTTCCCGTCGGGCCCGGTCGTGGATCCGGCGCACGACGTCGACGAGGTCGGCGACGTCCGGATCATGCCTGGCGATCGCCCGGTGGAACGCGACAGCTTCGTCCTGACTCACCGGTCGAAGCCATTCGAGCAGCTGAAGGTCACCTCCGCCGGGCAGACGGCGGTGCGCGAACAGTTCCGGCACCTGCCGGGTGTGCGCGGCCTCACGGTAGAGCGCTGCGGTGTACGGTCCCGTCGGGTCGAACGGGCTGATCCGGGCGGCCATTGTGCCGTCGGGCGAGCGGAGCGCGATGGCCCAGTCGCCAGCGCCAGCGGGCGTCCAGCCGGCGGCACGCAGCGTCTCTTCGGCCTGTCGATGGTTGGCCTGCCGGCCGAGCAGATCGAGCACCGCGTGGTGGGAGGCTGCGTCGGGTGCCGCCACGGTGTCGTGGATAGGTCACCGTAGGCACCGCCGGCGGGTTGTTACCGTCGGCGGGACAGTTGCGTACCGCAGTCACTGGAGGGCGCGTGCCGGGCCGATTCGTGTACTGGATGAACGTGTCCGTGGATATGAAGATCGAGCACGCCCCGGGTGAGAACGGCGGCGGCGACTGGATGCGTATCGGGGAGTCGCTGCACCGGGAGTTCAACGCGCGGGCGCGGGCGCTGTCCCAGATGGTGCAGGGGCGGAAGGTCTACGAGATCATGGAGGCGTTCTGGCCGGGCGCGCGCGACGACGACTCGCTGCCGGACTTCCTACGCGAGTACGGCGAGATCTGGACGTCGGTCCCGAAGGTGCTGGTGTCGCGTACCCGCGTCGACGCCGGACACGACACCCGCGTCGTCGGCCGCGA
Proteins encoded:
- a CDS encoding ADP-ribosylglycohydrolase family protein, which gives rise to MTMLDLCYDSLDGLSVGDALGAQFFVPGTSSAALPDGDPPAGPWPWTDDTEMACSIVAELRERDGIDQDRLAARFAERFEPYRGYGAGAVVLLRQIRQGVAWRDAAGAAFDGQGSMGNGAAMRVAPLGAFHAGDNRTAALQAWRSAEVTHAHPEAILGAVAVAVAAAEAGWSRLTRSRPEPAELLDVVLGHLIDGRLMSGIVRARQLLGVGVAEAAYELGNGSQVLAFDTVPFALWVAATRLDDYPAAIHACVEAGGDVDTTAAIVGGVVAAYTCSGPGGIPARWLARREPLPDRVRR
- a CDS encoding dihydrofolate reductase family protein; the protein is MDMKIEHAPGENGGGDWMRIGESLHREFNARARALSQMVQGRKVYEIMEAFWPGARDDDSLPDFLREYGEIWTSVPKVLVSRTRVDAGHDTRVVGRDGDAVAALAELRARADGDIGIGGATVATQLLQAGLLDELMLFVHPVVLGAGRPLFDGHDCPVELDLLEHRAFEQGVTLHRYAVRGARQLA